Sequence from the Argopecten irradians isolate NY chromosome 12, Ai_NY, whole genome shotgun sequence genome:
AAGGAGAACCACTCAAAATACATTTGCCCTTTAGAAAGTCGCCAAGGTCAAAAGAAGAAGAAATAGCACAAGTTTCAGTTTCGACGCCTATCAATATTAACGCGTTGCAGGATGAATTAAAGCTCCACCCAGACAAGAATTTCGTCAAACATCTTATCCATGGATTAACGCATGGTTTCGACACCGGACTTCAATTTTTACCAAAATTTTCCATTATTTGTAAAAACTTAAAGTCAGCGTTAAATGACCCCTGCAGTGTTTCAGCTTTAGTGGAAAAGGAAGTAGAGAAAGGTTATCTTATTGGCCCTTTTGACAAGATTCCCTTTCGGGATTATAGAATAAATCCGATCGGTTTGGCAGAACACAAGTACTCTAAAAAGAAACGTCTCATCGTCGATCTATCCGCGCCACATCAAGATGTCGATAATCCCAGTTTAAATAGTTTGATAGACAAAATCACTTGTTCGTTAAAATATGTGACTATCGATGATGCTATACACATTATCAAACGCTGTGGCGTGGGGGCGTGGCTTATGAAAACTGATATTACAGATGCCTTCAAACTCTTACCTATTCACCCGTCCCTATGGCCATATCATGGCGTTATGTGGAAAGACAAGTTTTATTTCTTCACTCGGCTCGTGTTTGGTAGTCGTTCTAGCCCAAAATTGTTTGACTGTCTTTCTCGTGCGGTGTGTTGGATAGCTAAAAACAACTACAATATCAACAACATCTTACACTTGTTAGATGACTTTTTAGTTATTGAACCTACTACCACCAATGCTACAGCAACTATGGAACGCTTTATGTCTGTTTTCAAGAATCTTAATATTCCTATCGGCGCTCACAAGACAGTAGGTCCGTGCACGTCACTTGAATACCTTGGTGTCTACTTAGACTCTCGTTCTTGTGAATCACGCCTTCCGTACGAAAAAATTCAACGTATCATCGAATTTGTTGATGATTTCAAACACAAGAAATCTTGTACTAAACGTGAACTTTTAAGTCTTTTAGGTCACATGAATTTCGCGTGTCGTTGTATCAAGCCCGGTCGATCATTCGTTTCTCATCTCATCACTCTTTCTACAACTGTGCGTGAATTACACTTCCGTGTGAAACTTAACATTGAATGTCGATCCGATTTACACATGTGGTCTCAATTTCTCAAAGGATGGAATGGCGTATCTTTCTTTCTGGACGATCATATCACTACAGCCGCCGATCTTCATCTGTATACAGACGCTACTCGTGAGGCATTTGGTGGGATTTATGTAAATAAGTGGTTTCAGGGTATTTTCCCTGACGAGCTAAAAGCAGGGGACACGTCTATGGCCCTTTTCGAACTTTACCCTATTGTAATGGCATGTGTGTTATGGGGTCATCAATGGGGTCAAAAGCGCATTCTCTTTCATTGTGATAATGAGGCTACTGTAGAAATTATCACCAAAGGGAGGTCTAAAGTGTGTAGCATCATGAGACTTGTTCGTAAACTTACTTTCCATGCTGCTTTACATAACTTTGTGCTTCATGCTGTTCATATACCTGGTAAAAGTAATAATATCGCGGATGCTATCTCTCGCTTCCAGATGTCCAGATTCCGGAGGCTGGCTCCACAGGCAGATATACTTCCGGTTCCATGTCTACCAGCTACGTCCCTGATGATGAACTAATCGGTGCAGTGGATTGTCTGTGGGAGGCTGCTCTAAGTGACAAGACTCAGGCTACGTATAAGTCTGGTTTAAACTGTTTTTTAACATTCGTGTTGATGCGAGGTATTCAGTGTGCCTCGAATTCCCTACCTGATATCAACGAAGATCTCCTTATCTTATTCGTGACTCACTGTCATCAGGCCTTGCAGTTTAAGTTTGACACTATTAAAGCTTATCTTGCAGGCATTCGGTATCACTATATCAAGAACAATCTCGGTGATCCACTTGGTAATACGCTTAGATTACATTACATTTTGCGAGGGATCAAGAAAACACAGGCTACTGTAACTATTAAGAGACTACCTATCACTTTTAAACTGCTGCAGCACATGTGTTTTACCCTTACCAGTCCTCTAGGAGTCTTTACTCCCATGTTAGATTTAATGTTAAGTTCTATTTTTCTTACCGCTTTTTACGGTTTTCTGCGATGTGGAGAGTTCACCTGTAGACAGACTAGCGATTCACATTTTATACGTTTGTGTGACATTAATGTGTTCAAAGATTTGTCTCAATTTACGTTGTTTTTACGTATATCTAAAACAGATCCATTTGGTAAGGGtgtgtatataaacatttttgcGAACAACTTGCTATACCCTGTGAGAACTATGGTTCAATATTTAGAAATGCGTCGCTCTCAAGGGGCTACTTCTATGTCCCCCttatttgttaatgattttgtttcttaCAAACCTTTGATGCGTCACACTTTTATTGGTTTTCTTAAAGACCTCTTGTCTCGCATAGGTTTGAATAATCTAGACTACAATGGTCATTCTTTCAGGATTGGAGCGGCGACTTCAGCAGCGGCTGCTGGTGTTCAAGACCATGTGATTCAAACTTTGGGTCGATGGTCTTCTGACTGTTTTActagatatatacatactgaTCCTAAAACCATTCATACGGCACAATTAGACATGTCCGTTtaaatttatctatatatatatcttgctATATCTTTTTATATTGGGGGCACTCACTCGCAATAATCTTACTCATTCCTTTTTGGCTTTAAATTCTCGGGGAATTTTCCCCCAATAGAATTTTTATTCtcttatatatacttttttatatgatttatactgaaaaaacaaattttagtttgttttgtatatatatgtagctttATAAGAGGTTAAACTTCTCCTGCACAAGTCAAAGCGCTTCTCATGAGTGACTGTCATTTTAACTCAGAGTCAAGGGCTTTCTTTAGCTGCTTTTGGGAGTCAAGTTTGTCCTGGTCAAACTTCTTCATGTTGAGTCAAGTCGCTTCTCATGATTCGCTTCGATTCAGAGTCAAGGGTCTTCTCAGCAACTTACAGAAGTCAAGTTTGCTCCAAAAAtttagccaccagctactaaaTTCTTAAGGCTTGTCTGCTTCTCTTTCCTACTGAGTCAAGCGGTTCTTGTATGTCGTTCTGCTTCTCTTTTCCTACAGAGTCAAGCAGTTTTGTGTATATTGTTAGTTGTGAGTGAGTAGCCCCTGTTACGCCAAAGATTTGTTTTATGGTTTCTGATAACCATTCAATCCATCAATAAACAGTCAACATCCTTTCCTGTTTTGAGTTatgtataaaatgataatttaatgtGTAAGATTAAATTTTGGTTTATACATAACGTTTGTTTAGCTCTGTCATCTACAATATATAATCTTTTAAGTATGTGTGCATGTATCTATGCGTGTATTTCgttttatatttagtttttgTACGTTCGGTATGAAGAGCGATCAGGtctttgttttgatttatttatatgctAATGAGTCTAGAGTATTTATGTTGACCAATCAGCATTAGGCTCTAGAGGGGGATGTGAGTATTGGATGACGTCATTCAGATTTTTGCCTCCAGCTCTTGTGGTCAGTCTGATCTATCGTCGTACCCACCCTCCGTCCCCAGCTACAcctgttgtttttatttgtactagtttattattttgtttgttttagtttgaTCTGTATATATGTTGCTTTAATATAGTGTTAATTGctattattgttttcttttcagtttAATTGGGCTACTCACTTACTGATTAGGTATACTCATCACTAGGCTTAAGGCTTTAAATTCTCGGGGAATTTTCCCCCAATAGAATTTTTATTCtcttatatatacttttttatatgatttatactgaaaaaacaaattttagtttgttttgtatatatatgtagctttATAAGAGGTTAAACTTCTCCTGCACAAGTCAAAGCGCTTCTCATGAGTGACTGTCATTTTAACTCAGAGTCAAGGGCTTTCTT
This genomic interval carries:
- the LOC138335956 gene encoding uncharacterized protein; translation: MAPKRGQRKSRPTPYDPELYENWTIARLKAELSRRNISFSSGEKRMALVRKIKSAMTQAAPRGAVSHDTPEPTHNASLQDGRQTGNELQSRMLETITTLAESVSTLQDAYTRIEQKLSNVTMDRRPSSSQPASFERNMDLPVPSGSIDLTVSRDRHEHSRQESAEEYSLDSAYRQMNADSINNTADVQIPEAGSTGRYTSGSMSTSYVPDDELIGAVDCLWEAALSDKTQATYKSGLNCFLTFVLMRGIQCASNSLPDINEDLLILFVTHCHQALQFKFDTIKAYLAGIRYHYIKNNLGDPLGNTLRLHYILRGIKKTQATVTIKRLPITFKLLQHMCFTLTSPLGVFTPMLDLMLSSIFLTAFYGFLRCGEFTCRQTSDSHFIRLCDINVFKDLSQFTLFLRISKTDPFGKGVYINIFANNLLYPVRTMVQYLEMRRSQGATSMSPLFVNDFVSYKPLMRHTFIGFLKDLLSRIGLNNLDYNGHSFRIGAATSAAAAGVQDHVIQTLGRWSSDCFTRYIHTDPKTIHTAQLDMSV